From a single Lactococcus allomyrinae genomic region:
- a CDS encoding NAD(P)-dependent oxidoreductase yields the protein MSKIAFIGTGVMGAAMAGHLMDAGHELIVYNRTKSKTDTLVARGATYVSSPQEAAKNAEFIITIVGYPKDVREVYFGETGIFQNDLKGKILIDMTTTEPTLAKEIYTKAKKSGADALDAPVSGGDLGAKNATLTIMVGGDESVYNKALLLFEKMGKTVAYQGVAGSGQHTKMANQIGIAGTMTAMTELLVYADKAGLDLDKVLTTVGGGSAATWSLTNYAPRILREDFTAGFFVKHFIKDLGIALDESAKMGISLPATAGAKQLYDMLAEKGFENDGTQALIKLWWENGKKPE from the coding sequence ATGTCAAAAATTGCATTTATCGGTACAGGCGTTATGGGCGCTGCAATGGCAGGTCATCTCATGGATGCAGGTCATGAACTTATCGTTTATAATCGTACGAAATCAAAAACAGATACTTTGGTTGCGCGTGGTGCAACGTATGTATCAAGTCCACAAGAAGCGGCAAAAAATGCTGAATTTATTATCACGATTGTAGGCTATCCTAAAGATGTGAGAGAAGTATATTTTGGTGAAACAGGTATTTTTCAGAATGATTTAAAAGGGAAAATACTTATTGACATGACAACGACAGAGCCAACACTTGCCAAGGAAATTTATACAAAAGCAAAAAAATCAGGTGCGGATGCACTGGATGCTCCTGTTTCAGGTGGGGACCTTGGAGCAAAGAATGCCACATTGACCATTATGGTTGGTGGAGATGAGTCTGTGTATAATAAAGCTTTACTCCTTTTTGAAAAAATGGGAAAAACAGTTGCTTATCAAGGCGTTGCAGGTAGTGGGCAGCATACAAAAATGGCAAATCAAATCGGTATTGCAGGAACGATGACTGCCATGACAGAGCTTCTTGTGTATGCAGATAAAGCGGGACTTGACCTTGATAAAGTATTGACGACAGTTGGAGGTGGTTCTGCTGCGACATGGTCACTCACTAACTATGCACCACGTATTTTACGTGAAGACTTTACCGCAGGATTTTTTGTAAAACACTTTATCAAAGATCTCGGTATTGCGCTTGACGAATCTGCTAAAATGGGTATTTCTCTTCCAGCTACAGCAGGAGCCAAACAGCTTTATGATATGCTTGCTGAAAAAGGTTTTGAAAATGATGGGACACAGGCGCTTATCAAATTGTGGTGGGAAAATGGAAAAAAACCAGAATGA
- a CDS encoding DUF1634 domain-containing protein, giving the protein MTKEELLKIEQNIGKILRAGVFVSSVVIIIGILMFVITGHSGYSDGIWPDKFNEILTGLVQFKALAWLMAGLFLLILTPVLRVVASIFAFAKEGDKLYVAITCLVFIILIIAMLIGHGGA; this is encoded by the coding sequence ATGACAAAAGAAGAATTGCTCAAAATTGAGCAAAACATTGGGAAAATCTTGCGTGCAGGTGTATTTGTTAGCTCGGTTGTTATTATCATTGGTATTCTGATGTTTGTGATAACGGGACATTCTGGCTACTCTGACGGAATCTGGCCTGATAAGTTTAATGAAATACTGACGGGTTTAGTGCAGTTTAAAGCATTAGCTTGGTTGATGGCAGGATTATTTTTATTAATTCTGACCCCTGTTTTACGTGTGGTAGCATCTATCTTCGCTTTTGCAAAAGAAGGTGATAAACTCTATGTGGCGATTACCTGCCTTGTTTTTATTATTTTGATTATCGCCATGCTCATTGGTCACGGAGGAGCTTGA
- a CDS encoding sulfite exporter TauE/SafE family protein: MSLLVFTLSMLVLGFVAGTVGSILGLGGGIIITPIITTFFGVDIKYAIGASIVAVIATSSGAAISYLKDDMINIRAAMFLEIFTTIGGLVGAILAGFFDGTVLNVLFGCLLIFQGYNMWKKLHKGEEILQNVESDKIAKKLKLNSSYHDKQLGQDISYQVEKVPGGAAIMLGAGVASGLLGIGSGAFKVMAMDSMMKMPIKASTATSNLMIGVTAAASATVYFFNGYVNPTLAGPLAIGIVAGAALGSKIMPKLPAKTIRIIFIPVILLMAIQMLLKGIGVHIG; encoded by the coding sequence ATGTCTTTATTAGTATTTACCCTATCAATGCTAGTTCTTGGCTTTGTGGCGGGTACAGTAGGTTCCATTTTGGGACTAGGCGGTGGGATTATTATTACGCCAATCATTACAACTTTTTTTGGTGTAGATATTAAATACGCAATTGGAGCAAGCATTGTAGCAGTCATTGCGACAAGCTCTGGTGCAGCGATTTCTTATTTGAAAGATGACATGATTAACATTCGTGCAGCAATGTTTTTGGAAATCTTCACTACGATAGGAGGTCTTGTCGGAGCGATTTTAGCAGGATTTTTTGATGGTACAGTATTAAATGTTTTGTTTGGCTGTTTATTGATTTTTCAAGGCTACAATATGTGGAAAAAGCTTCATAAAGGTGAGGAAATTTTGCAAAATGTAGAGTCTGATAAAATTGCTAAAAAGCTTAAACTTAACTCAAGCTACCATGACAAACAACTGGGGCAAGATATTAGTTATCAAGTAGAAAAAGTACCAGGAGGAGCAGCGATTATGCTTGGTGCGGGTGTAGCTTCAGGACTTTTAGGGATTGGCTCAGGTGCCTTTAAGGTTATGGCAATGGACTCTATGATGAAGATGCCAATAAAAGCCTCTACAGCAACATCAAACCTGATGATTGGAGTGACTGCGGCAGCTTCTGCAACCGTCTATTTTTTCAATGGTTACGTTAATCCAACTCTAGCAGGCCCACTTGCAATTGGTATCGTAGCAGGTGCAGCTCTAGGTTCTAAAATCATGCCAAAATTACCAGCAAAAACAATCAGAATTATTTTCATTCCAGTCATTCTTTTGATGGCAATTCAGATGTTACTTAAAGGAATTGGGGTACATATTGGATGA
- the zwf gene encoding glucose-6-phosphate dehydrogenase produces MTEQKQALFTIFGATGDLAKRKLYPSLFRLFKKGELADNFAVIGTARRQWTDSFYHEVVLDSIKDLMHSKTEAENFASHFYYQSHDVNDAEHYVNLKNLGERLKAQYKTAGNQVFFLAMAPQFFGVIAEHLKSENILTGEGFERIVIEKPFGNSYATAKTLNDSLSKVFTEEQIFRIDHYLGKEMIQSVSAVRFANPIFESLWNNRHIDNVQITFAEFIGVEERGGYYETSGALKDMIQNHVLQVLSLIAMEKPEKFDEAHIVKEKVKALKAMRQYSSQEALENFIRGQYIAGKFDGENYLGYREEDSVAPDSRTETFAAGKFLIDNERWAGVPFYVRSGKRMTEKGTRINIVFKKEAENLFADNCDDQPVQNVLTIYIQPTEGFSLSVNGKAAGQGFHLEPLRLSFRHDSEFLGNSPEAYEKLFLDVLNGDGTNFSHWEEAARAWELIDVIREAWDGDTSDMPTYTARSMGPQAAFDLLKKDGNEWAWQPDLWYKERGYYEK; encoded by the coding sequence ATGACTGAACAAAAACAAGCCCTTTTTACTATTTTTGGAGCTACTGGCGACCTTGCCAAGCGTAAGCTCTATCCCTCCTTATTCCGTCTTTTTAAGAAAGGCGAACTCGCTGACAATTTCGCTGTCATTGGAACGGCGCGCCGTCAGTGGACTGACAGCTTTTATCATGAAGTCGTTTTAGATTCAATCAAAGATTTGATGCACTCAAAAACGGAGGCAGAAAACTTTGCAAGTCATTTTTATTATCAAAGTCATGATGTCAATGATGCTGAGCATTATGTCAATCTGAAAAATTTAGGCGAACGTCTCAAAGCTCAATATAAAACAGCGGGAAATCAAGTTTTCTTTCTTGCGATGGCGCCTCAATTTTTTGGTGTAATTGCTGAACATCTTAAATCTGAAAACATCTTGACTGGTGAAGGTTTTGAGCGAATTGTCATTGAAAAACCTTTCGGAAACAGCTACGCAACTGCAAAAACGCTCAATGACAGTTTGTCAAAAGTTTTTACTGAAGAGCAAATCTTCCGTATCGACCATTATCTTGGTAAAGAGATGATTCAGTCTGTGAGTGCTGTTCGTTTTGCTAACCCAATTTTCGAAAGTCTTTGGAATAATCGCCATATCGACAATGTGCAAATTACTTTTGCTGAATTTATTGGTGTTGAGGAGCGTGGAGGCTATTACGAAACTTCTGGTGCGCTTAAAGACATGATTCAAAATCACGTCTTGCAAGTCCTCAGTCTTATCGCAATGGAAAAACCCGAAAAATTTGACGAAGCTCATATTGTAAAAGAAAAAGTTAAAGCACTCAAAGCAATGCGTCAATATTCTTCACAAGAAGCGCTAGAAAATTTCATCCGTGGACAATATATCGCCGGAAAATTTGATGGAGAGAATTATCTAGGATATCGTGAAGAAGATTCTGTCGCACCTGATAGTCGCACAGAAACTTTCGCTGCTGGAAAATTTCTCATTGATAACGAACGTTGGGCTGGTGTTCCATTTTATGTCCGCTCGGGAAAACGCATGACTGAAAAAGGAACCCGCATCAATATCGTTTTCAAAAAAGAAGCTGAAAATCTTTTTGCAGACAACTGTGATGACCAACCTGTGCAAAACGTTTTAACCATCTATATCCAGCCTACTGAAGGCTTCTCACTTTCTGTTAATGGTAAAGCTGCAGGTCAAGGATTCCATCTTGAACCACTTCGCCTCAGTTTCCGTCACGATAGTGAATTTTTAGGAAATTCTCCTGAAGCTTATGAAAAACTATTCTTGGACGTGTTGAATGGTGACGGTACAAACTTTAGTCATTGGGAAGAAGCTGCACGTGCTTGGGAACTTATTGACGTTATTCGCGAGGCGTGGGATGGTGACACTAGCGACATGCCTACATATACCGCACGCAGCATGGGGCCTCAGGCCGCATTTGATTTGCTCAAAAAAGATGGAAACGAATGGGCATGGCAACCTGATTTGTGGTATAAAGAGCGAGGATACTACGAAAAGTAA
- a CDS encoding YqeG family HAD IIIA-type phosphatase, whose protein sequence is MKIDNYKPDFLLEAVYQLDAESLGKIGITAVMVDLDNTLIAWNNPDGTPELLSWLEEMRENNIKVIVVSNNKHERVARAVEKFGVDYISRAMKPFALGINKALKRFDEKPSEVVMVGDQLMTDIRAAHRAGVRSILVKPLVESDAWNTKFNRWRERRVWKKLIARDGEPVWRTKLE, encoded by the coding sequence ATGAAAATTGATAATTATAAGCCAGATTTTTTATTGGAAGCAGTGTATCAGTTGGATGCAGAAAGTCTGGGAAAGATTGGTATCACAGCTGTGATGGTGGATTTAGATAATACTTTGATTGCTTGGAATAATCCAGATGGTACACCAGAGTTGCTTTCTTGGCTTGAGGAAATGAGAGAAAACAACATCAAAGTTATTGTTGTGTCAAATAATAAACATGAGCGTGTTGCACGAGCTGTGGAAAAGTTTGGTGTTGATTATATTAGTCGAGCAATGAAGCCTTTTGCTTTGGGGATTAATAAAGCTTTGAAGCGTTTTGATGAAAAGCCATCTGAAGTGGTTATGGTTGGAGACCAATTGATGACGGATATTAGAGCCGCGCATCGTGCTGGTGTACGTAGCATTTTGGTGAAACCATTGGTAGAATCAGATGCTTGGAATACGAAATTTAATCGTTGGAGAGAGCGACGTGTTTGGAAAAAATTGATTGCACGAGATGGTGAGCCAGTGTGGAGAACTAAATTAGAATAA
- the dnaJ gene encoding molecular chaperone DnaJ, whose protein sequence is MNNSEFYERLGVDKNASQDEIKKAYRKMSKKYHPDLNKESGAEQKYKEVQEAYETLSDDQKRAAYDQYGEAGANGFGAGSGGFGGQGGFSGFGGAGGFGGFEDIFSSFFGGGGAQVNPNAPRQGDDLQYRINLKFEEAIFGVEKEVKYNREELCHTCGGEGAKPGTHAETCHKCGGRGTINVVHDTPLGRMQSQQTCDVCHGTGKEIKEPCPTCHGTGHEKAAHTVKVKVPAGVESGQQMRLQGQGDAGTNGGPYGDLYVRFQVEASDKFERDGSEIYYKMPLEFVQAALGDEVEVPTVHGNVKLKIPAGTQTGANFRLKGKGAPKLRGSGNGDQYVIVNIITPKNMNTAQKEALQTFAKVSGVDISGNGKKGFFDKFK, encoded by the coding sequence ATGAATAACTCTGAATTTTATGAACGCCTGGGGGTAGATAAAAATGCCAGTCAGGATGAAATTAAAAAAGCTTATCGAAAAATGTCGAAAAAGTACCACCCAGATTTGAACAAGGAATCGGGTGCTGAACAAAAATATAAAGAGGTGCAAGAAGCCTACGAAACATTATCGGATGACCAAAAACGGGCAGCCTATGACCAATATGGTGAAGCTGGTGCCAATGGTTTTGGCGCTGGTAGTGGTGGTTTTGGGGGTCAAGGTGGCTTCTCTGGCTTTGGTGGTGCAGGTGGCTTCGGTGGTTTTGAGGATATTTTCTCTAGCTTCTTTGGCGGTGGAGGCGCTCAGGTTAATCCTAATGCACCACGTCAAGGGGATGATTTACAATATCGAATCAATCTGAAGTTTGAAGAAGCTATTTTTGGTGTAGAAAAAGAAGTAAAATATAATCGAGAAGAGCTTTGTCATACCTGCGGTGGTGAAGGTGCAAAACCAGGAACTCATGCGGAAACTTGTCATAAGTGTGGTGGACGCGGTACAATCAATGTGGTTCATGATACACCATTGGGTCGTATGCAAAGTCAACAAACTTGTGATGTTTGTCATGGTACGGGTAAAGAAATCAAGGAACCATGTCCTACCTGTCATGGTACTGGTCATGAAAAAGCTGCACATACTGTTAAGGTAAAAGTCCCTGCTGGAGTTGAGTCAGGTCAACAAATGCGTTTGCAAGGCCAAGGTGATGCTGGTACCAATGGTGGTCCTTATGGTGATTTGTATGTACGTTTCCAAGTTGAAGCATCTGATAAATTTGAGCGTGATGGCTCTGAGATTTACTATAAAATGCCTTTGGAGTTTGTTCAAGCAGCATTGGGTGATGAAGTTGAAGTGCCAACGGTTCATGGTAATGTGAAATTAAAGATTCCTGCTGGTACGCAAACTGGAGCAAACTTCCGATTGAAAGGAAAAGGGGCGCCAAAATTGCGTGGTTCGGGTAATGGAGACCAGTATGTGATTGTTAATATCATAACACCAAAGAATATGAATACTGCTCAAAAAGAAGCTTTACAAACATTTGCTAAGGTTAGCGGTGTTGATATTTCAGGAAATGGTAAAAAAGGTTTCTTTGATAAATTCAAATAA
- a CDS encoding C39 family peptidase, giving the protein MNKKRKRLKTKNTVILLILSLIVVFVGFGFFMNPQKGEGEDKQPSLASKTVAKKDHSGKCNYVLMDTGDVNQIKIGAYQGCETVSLYNALVYLNKTHDKSVKEVLDSLPLVGWDGNPNLGYAGDPWTPDDEIPDGGFPTIWPDAFMKFAQSYGANVVDISGKSIDDIKNIVLKKHLVEMWVTIDFAQPQITYTDYFGHEVVTNTHAVILDGYDAKKKEFHVNDPIKGKYWLSESAVSSVYMGTNQFAVEFVS; this is encoded by the coding sequence ATGAATAAAAAAAGAAAACGTTTAAAAACAAAGAACACGGTTATTCTGCTTATTCTGAGTCTTATTGTGGTTTTTGTTGGTTTTGGTTTCTTTATGAATCCTCAAAAAGGCGAAGGTGAGGATAAGCAACCCTCATTAGCTTCAAAAACTGTTGCAAAAAAAGACCATTCGGGTAAGTGTAACTATGTGTTAATGGATACAGGAGATGTGAACCAAATAAAAATCGGAGCTTATCAAGGTTGTGAAACAGTTTCTCTCTATAATGCTTTGGTTTACTTAAATAAAACACATGATAAGTCTGTGAAAGAAGTGCTTGATTCATTACCTTTGGTAGGTTGGGATGGTAATCCTAATCTAGGCTATGCTGGAGATCCTTGGACTCCGGATGACGAAATTCCTGATGGAGGTTTTCCAACAATTTGGCCAGATGCATTTATGAAATTTGCTCAAAGTTATGGTGCAAATGTTGTTGATATTTCTGGGAAAAGTATTGATGATATCAAAAATATCGTTTTGAAAAAGCATCTTGTAGAAATGTGGGTAACGATAGACTTTGCTCAACCACAGATTACGTATACAGATTATTTTGGGCATGAGGTTGTGACGAATACTCATGCGGTGATTTTGGATGGGTATGATGCGAAGAAAAAAGAGTTTCATGTCAATGACCCTATCAAAGGAAAATATTGGCTTTCTGAGTCAGCAGTTTCTTCGGTATATATGGGAACGAATCAATTTGCTGTTGAATTTGTGAGTTGA
- a CDS encoding aspartate/glutamate racemase family protein, whose product MENFFTILGGMGTLATESFIHTLNRRTDAHRDQDFLDYIVVNHATIPDRTAYIKDSSLENPEEKLIEDIKIQSVLNPKFFVIPCNTAHYYFEELQNATRIPILHMPRIAVERIREQFADSKRIAVLATEGTILTGVYREELEAQGYEAVIPDEELQEKVNRLIYQEVKENKNLNFELYHEILSDVKKKMNCEVMILGCTELSVLYEEYQLDSEFNIIDAQAETVRRTLLMMEKKDLANE is encoded by the coding sequence ATGGAAAATTTCTTTACAATTTTGGGAGGAATGGGGACACTGGCAACAGAGAGTTTCATTCATACGTTGAATCGTCGGACAGATGCTCATCGAGACCAAGATTTTCTGGATTATATCGTAGTTAATCATGCAACGATTCCCGACCGTACTGCTTATATAAAGGATTCTTCTTTAGAAAATCCAGAAGAAAAACTGATTGAGGATATCAAAATTCAAAGTGTGTTGAATCCGAAGTTTTTTGTTATCCCTTGTAATACTGCTCATTATTATTTTGAGGAGCTACAAAACGCAACACGAATTCCAATCTTGCATATGCCTCGTATAGCAGTGGAACGAATCAGAGAGCAATTTGCTGACAGTAAGCGTATTGCTGTGTTGGCGACTGAGGGAACTATTTTGACGGGTGTTTATCGTGAGGAATTAGAAGCTCAGGGTTATGAGGCTGTCATTCCAGATGAGGAATTACAAGAAAAGGTTAATCGATTGATTTATCAAGAGGTTAAAGAAAATAAAAATTTGAATTTTGAGCTTTACCACGAAATTTTAAGTGATGTGAAGAAAAAAATGAACTGTGAAGTGATGATTTTAGGCTGCACAGAGCTCTCTGTTTTGTACGAAGAATATCAACTTGACTCAGAATTCAATATTATTGATGCACAGGCAGAAACAGTGCGTCGAACTTTGTTGATGATGGAGAAAAAAGACTTAGCAAATGAATAA
- a CDS encoding carboxylate--amine ligase, translated as MSQNIEFQPILLGSDINVYGMARSFHEEFGITSIALSASQLAPTKYSKIVEVQCHPHFDQEEVFIKTLREFKENHANDKKKYLLVACGDGYALMASKYKAELSEFFEVPYIDYSLYQKLENKPDFYNICEEYQLPYPKTVLVTPETEIDSLVNGLSFPYPMILKPGNSISYLEVHFEGQKKAFTIASPDEMKLMLHRCYEAGYPDEMIIQDFIPGTDENMRVLNAYVDKNHKVRMMCLGHPLLEDPSPKAIGNYVAILPDYNEKVYQQIQDFLEKIEYTGFANFDMKYDPRDGEYKLFEINLRQGRSSFYVTLNGYNLTRYLVADRIFNEPFAETVYGKGTKLWLGVPKKVLLTYVNSSFKAEIRQFIKSKNYGTTLFYAKDNSPKRYLLMKYAFYRYTGTFKEYFNNR; from the coding sequence GTGTCTCAAAATATTGAATTTCAACCGATTTTATTAGGGTCTGATATTAATGTCTATGGAATGGCGCGTTCGTTTCATGAAGAGTTTGGTATTACTTCGATTGCTCTGAGTGCGTCTCAGTTAGCACCAACAAAATACTCAAAAATTGTGGAAGTACAATGCCATCCTCATTTTGACCAAGAAGAAGTTTTCATTAAAACTTTGAGAGAATTTAAGGAAAATCATGCTAACGATAAGAAGAAGTATCTACTTGTGGCTTGTGGCGATGGTTATGCTTTGATGGCTTCTAAGTATAAGGCGGAGCTTTCAGAGTTTTTTGAAGTGCCTTATATTGATTATTCGCTTTATCAAAAGTTGGAAAATAAGCCAGATTTTTATAATATTTGTGAAGAATACCAGCTTCCTTACCCAAAGACTGTTTTAGTCACTCCAGAAACAGAGATTGACTCTCTTGTAAATGGTTTATCTTTTCCATATCCAATGATTTTGAAACCTGGAAATTCGATTTCTTATTTAGAAGTTCATTTTGAAGGACAAAAGAAAGCTTTTACGATTGCATCTCCTGATGAGATGAAGTTAATGCTCCATCGCTGCTATGAAGCAGGCTATCCAGATGAGATGATTATTCAAGATTTTATCCCAGGGACAGATGAGAATATGCGCGTATTGAATGCTTATGTGGATAAAAATCACAAGGTTCGCATGATGTGTCTGGGGCATCCTCTGCTTGAGGACCCCAGTCCGAAAGCAATCGGGAATTATGTTGCCATATTGCCTGATTATAATGAAAAAGTATACCAGCAAATTCAAGATTTTCTTGAAAAAATTGAATATACTGGCTTTGCGAATTTTGATATGAAATATGATCCTCGTGATGGAGAGTATAAACTATTTGAAATCAATTTGCGTCAAGGACGTAGTTCTTTCTACGTGACTTTGAATGGTTACAACCTGACCCGTTATCTGGTCGCAGATCGAATTTTTAATGAGCCTTTTGCTGAGACAGTTTATGGTAAAGGAACCAAGTTATGGTTAGGTGTTCCTAAGAAAGTATTGTTGACATATGTTAATTCAAGCTTTAAAGCGGAAATTCGCCAGTTTATTAAATCTAAAAACTATGGTACAACTTTATTTTATGCAAAAGATAATTCGCCTAAGCGTTATTTGCTGATGAAATATGCTTTTTATCGTTATACTGGTACGTTTAAGGAATATTTTAATAATCGCTGA
- the asnB gene encoding asparagine synthase (glutamine-hydrolyzing) produces the protein MCGIVGFVDNLNQDDKTKTLKEMMDTIVHRGPSSSGEFIDDRAAIGFRRLSIIDLEGGDQPIYNEDKSKLITFNGEIYNFRELREDLIAKGHDFTTHADTEVLLHGYEEYGVELLQKIRGMFAFVIWDREKQELFGARDHFGIKPLYYAQMNGTFMYGSEIKSFLKHPNFKKELNKEALKPYMTFQYSALDETFFKGVFRIKEGHYFTYKDGQLDIKPYWDMKVNEKNMSLEESVDLIDKTVLESVDAHKFADVEVGAFVSSGVDSSYVASTLRPEHTYSIGFGQGTFNESKQAKQLTDMIGLNNTSREIHGDEAFQYFSQIQYYLDEPDSNPSCVPLFFLAELAARDVRVVMSGEGADELFAGYESYGFSTNSRAVRVVAEGLKKLPKGLRFSIARGIQNKHFKGQKHLYESLAPAEDFFIGQAKVFEEEESITLLKQEFQTAPSVKEIVGKTYKKAQEGSELRKMQYLDMHQWMPGDILLKADKMSMAHSLELRVPLLDIELMHTAEQIPSKYLLNEHNTKYAFRQAARRHLPEEWSNRKKLGFPVPIKDWLREEKYYKIVHHLFEQSFVSEFFEQEKIIAMLEDNFAGKNDTRRKLWTIYTFLTWYDVYFIHNGEKPAVAAV, from the coding sequence ATGTGTGGAATTGTCGGCTTTGTCGATAACTTGAATCAAGATGATAAAACAAAGACACTAAAAGAAATGATGGATACGATTGTTCACCGCGGACCAAGTAGTTCGGGTGAATTTATTGACGATAGAGCTGCTATCGGTTTTAGACGTTTGAGTATCATCGACCTTGAAGGCGGAGACCAACCCATATACAATGAGGATAAATCAAAGTTAATCACGTTCAATGGAGAGATTTATAACTTTCGTGAGTTAAGAGAAGACTTGATTGCAAAAGGTCATGATTTCACTACTCATGCTGATACAGAGGTCTTGTTGCATGGTTATGAAGAATATGGTGTGGAACTTCTCCAAAAAATTCGAGGAATGTTTGCCTTTGTTATCTGGGATAGAGAAAAACAAGAGTTATTTGGTGCTCGTGACCATTTTGGTATCAAACCACTTTATTACGCTCAAATGAATGGTACATTCATGTATGGTTCAGAGATTAAGAGTTTTTTAAAACACCCAAATTTCAAAAAAGAATTAAACAAAGAAGCGTTGAAACCATATATGACTTTCCAGTATTCGGCACTTGATGAAACATTCTTTAAAGGAGTGTTCCGTATCAAAGAGGGACATTATTTTACTTATAAAGACGGTCAACTTGACATCAAACCTTATTGGGATATGAAAGTGAACGAAAAAAATATGTCGCTGGAAGAGTCTGTTGATTTGATTGATAAGACTGTTTTAGAGTCTGTTGACGCACATAAATTTGCGGATGTTGAAGTCGGAGCTTTCGTTTCATCTGGTGTAGACTCTAGTTATGTGGCATCAACGCTTCGACCAGAACATACTTATTCTATCGGATTTGGTCAAGGGACATTTAATGAATCTAAGCAAGCAAAACAGCTGACAGATATGATTGGCTTAAATAATACTTCGCGGGAAATTCATGGAGATGAAGCTTTTCAATATTTCTCACAAATTCAATATTATTTGGATGAACCAGACTCAAACCCATCTTGCGTGCCTTTATTTTTCCTTGCCGAACTTGCAGCGCGTGATGTGCGCGTGGTCATGAGTGGTGAAGGTGCAGATGAGCTTTTTGCGGGCTATGAATCTTATGGTTTTAGTACAAATTCTCGTGCGGTTCGTGTTGTTGCAGAAGGGCTAAAAAAATTGCCTAAAGGTTTACGCTTTTCAATTGCTCGAGGGATTCAAAACAAGCATTTTAAAGGTCAAAAACATCTTTATGAATCATTAGCCCCAGCTGAAGACTTTTTCATTGGACAAGCTAAAGTTTTTGAAGAAGAAGAGTCCATAACGCTCTTAAAACAAGAATTTCAAACAGCACCAAGTGTGAAAGAAATTGTTGGAAAGACCTATAAGAAAGCTCAAGAAGGTTCAGAATTACGTAAAATGCAATATCTTGATATGCATCAATGGATGCCTGGTGATATCTTACTGAAAGCAGATAAAATGTCAATGGCACATTCTTTGGAGCTTCGAGTGCCACTCTTAGATATTGAGCTTATGCACACCGCAGAGCAAATCCCATCAAAATACTTGCTTAATGAACATAATACAAAATATGCCTTCAGGCAGGCAGCGCGCCGTCATTTGCCAGAAGAATGGTCAAATCGTAAAAAATTAGGTTTCCCAGTACCAATCAAAGATTGGCTGAGAGAAGAGAAATATTATAAGATTGTTCATCATCTCTTTGAGCAGAGCTTTGTTTCAGAGTTCTTTGAACAAGAGAAAATAATAGCAATGCTGGAAGATAACTTTGCAGGAAAAAATGATACCCGTCGTAAGCTTTGGACAATTTATACTTTCTTGACTTGGTATGATGTTTACTTTATTCACAATGGCGAAAAACCAGCTGTTGCCGCTGTTTAG